Genomic segment of Pongo pygmaeus isolate AG05252 chromosome 1, NHGRI_mPonPyg2-v2.0_pri, whole genome shotgun sequence:
GCCATCCACTTACCATCCACAGCCTGTATACAGcagtttattattctttttaaaaataatagaacaaGTAGCTGCAGCAATAGGGAAAGAGGATAGACGTGGAAAAGATAAGTAATAGTGAAATTTTGCTCTTCCAAGAGGCTTTTTAGAGTCTCCAGGATCTGTATCTATTTCCCAGCCCAACCAGCCCTCTTCTGATAGTGGAAAAGCCTTCCAATAGCCTCTTTCATGTCCTTGTTTCTCAGGCTATAGATGATGGGGTTGAAAAAGGGAGCAAGGATAACAAAAGTGACAGCAATTGCTGTGTCCCAAAACACTGAGTAGGTAGCTGAGAATCTCAAATACATGACAGCCACACTGCCAAAAAATAGCAAGAACACAGCAAGGTGAGCAGCACAGGTGGAAAAGGCCTTGTGACGACCTTCAGCTGAGCGCATTCCCAGAATCACTATAATAATCCGGATGTAGGATAGAGCAATGACCAGGAAGGAGGCTACAATTTCCGCTGCATGGATGGCATCCACAATGACCACTAGGGATGTATCTGTGCAGGCCAAGCTCAGCACAGGTGTGAAATCACAGAATATCTGGTGGATCTGGTTGGAGCCACAGAAAGGCAAGGTGGAAATCCATGCAAtctcaggaagcacaaggagGAAGCCAAAAAAGCAGGATCCAACTGTCAGCTGGATACAAAGTTTGGGAATCATGATGGTTGGGTAACGGAGTGGATTGCAGATAGCTATGTACCTGTCAATGGCCATTGCTGTCAGGACACAGCCTTCTGTGATACCAAGTGAGTGGAAGAAGTACATCTGCAGGAGGCAGCCAGCCACGGAGATGCTCTTCTGCTCACTGATTAGGCAGGACAGCATCTTAGGGATGGTGGTTGTGGTATAGCAGATCTCCAGGAAGGAGAGGACactaataaagaaatacataggGGTGTGCAGGGCCATGTCCACCTGGATGACAATCAACATTATTAGGTTTCCAGTTAGGATAAATCCATAGATTAGAAGCAAGAGCATAAAGAATGAGAGGCCACCTCTGTGCGGATGCGGGAACATAGAGAAGAAGAACTCAGTCACCATTGTGTGATTCCCACTGGCCATCAACtgtgtcatctgtgaacagagaaaaggaaacaagaaactCCTAGAATTGGAATGTTGATTACCCATTGAATATTGCTTCATTCCTTTCTGTAATGAGTTACTCAAGCTGATTCTGGAATCCTGAAGAGACCAGTTAGAAATATCTCTTAAGCTTTACCTCCATGCGAAAATCATCTGAAATATTTGCTGTTGGACCCCtagatgaccttttttttttttttctggtaaacgTCTTCAGCTGATGTGCAAAAAGCAAAGCAATACACAAATTTCATTATCTGGAAATACTTTCTGTAGGTTTGGTCATTTTTTAATGTCTGTCTGTCCTGGGTGTGAGGTGAGAAAGCTGACATGGTTTCTTCAATAGGTCAAAAGCAGATACAAATAAAAGCATTTCAGACTaggaaaattaattattattattatttttggagacagagtcttgctcttgttgcccaggctggagtgcaatggcgcaatctcgcctcactgcaacctctgcctcccgggttcaagcaattctcctgtcagACTagggaaattaatttttaaaggatgcCTCTGCCTTGCACCTTAAACTTCGAGGAAGGTAGATAGGAGAGGCGGGCTTTGGAAGGGAACAAGCAACAATGCTCAGCAGAAAGGCAGAGCCTCCAAGGGGAAAGGTATAAGAGATTGGAGTTGTCTTCTGACTAAAATATCCACTTCTCTGTCcttcctgtgtttttcttttctaagccATTGAATAATCATGCTGAGTAGTCATTATAGAGAATGTGGACGGACAGAGAAGGAAACATAgggctataacaaaatacaagaaaataggTGCTAAGTGGCTCATAAAAGCCAGACAGAGTGACTACTTTGTTGCTGTACGCATGGGGCCCTTCTCAGTAGTAAAACTGCATCATTATTCATCATTCGTACATTTATTCAACTAACACTCACATATCGATTGATCTTCTGCTATGTGTCAATGATGCCATAGGTTCAAGGGCTTTATAAaggtaaataaatattattattctttctgaAATACATAAAGAACCATCAATAAAATCCTACTGTTAAAGATATTTAGTAGTGTCCAAGGAGTtcaatctaaaaatatttcttgtataACGTAAAGACACTTGAATCAGATTAGACTTGACTTTGAAGAAAAGCAGTAACTTTCTCTGTGACTCGCCAAGAATCCGCAATTATTAGGGTTTCAACAAGATTTAATGTTTAAAAGACCTTAGACATTATCAGTATCTTCATACTGTTAGCTGAACCATATTCTTTCTGTTATCCCTTCCCGATTTCGTTTACccttattataatattttactcatgtaacaaagtTCTTAAAATATGACACTTTGCCATGAAAGAGTAGGGCAACAGTTGGGTTCTGAAGAGTTGAAGATGTAAGGAAGCTATTGTGCAGGCAAAGTAGAAGTAAAAGGAGGTTGGATGATGCCCTTTCAATGCAATCTTTAGTACTTACCCTGCCTGACACCATGAGAATGCTCCTCAAAATCTCTGCAGCCACCTCTTCTCCTAGCTCGTCAATAAGGGTACAAATGTCTCTGAAGCCTCTTCCAGGAATAACTAGAATGGAAAGTTGGTCTTTCCTGGGAGTTTCTCTTTGGATGATGCAATGTCTAAAGGAAAATTATGTATCTTTCTCTCCCCTCTAAGGgacaaattagaagaaaaatgctACATAGCAATTAGACATTCCCCAGGGTCAGGTTTCAAAAGTTGTCCTGGGATTATAAAACTTTATCTCTCATAGAGGAATGAGTATAAAGCTGGGCACTGGGGCATAGCTGTGGGAGTCAGAATAAACTTCATTCAGGATCATGATTCTCTGGAATACTCAATCACTAAACACTCTTTCCTCTccacttttattcattttcactaTGATTTCTATTCCCTCTGTTGATATAATCAACATCATCATATTTTTAGAAGTTTTCAAATGCAAGTCTCATTTGATCCTTTAAAAAACCTATTTGTATGCTGAAAAAAATAGTTAACGTGGTTAAGATTTATGTGATTTGCTTTTCATCACGTTAAAAAAACCTCTTTGTATAAGGTAAGCAAGACTACAGTGATTCCCATTTTGCCGAtgtggaggctcagagaagccaaAAGCTTTCTCCAGTTCACACAGGCAATACAAGGCATGGAAGAAATTGAACCTTAATCCTCTAAATTCAAATCTAGTTAAACACTAGCATTACCTTTCAATTATATCTCTACTGATTAGTCTCAAGTATATATTCCCTGACTTGGGAATATATTGCCAGTATTGATGGTAGCAGTGTGGCCCGGGCAGGAGCCAGGGACAAGGGGGAGCCCTGCACCTTCTGAGTTGGGGTGGGAGCACCCCAGGTGTCGCTGCAAGCCActgctgcagacccaggcatccTTGTGCTCTTGGGGCCAAGGAGCAGGTGAGAGCCCCACCCTCCAGgcgcagctgcagccacccaaaccCAGGCTGTAGATCTGGGCCACCTGCTCCATGGAGCTGGCAGAAGCCCCACCCAGGAGGTTCGGGCTACAGCCACCCAAGTCATGACTGCGGATCATGGCCTCCCACTCCCTCATGCAAGTGTAGCCACCCAAACCACGGCTGCGGACCCAGGCACCTGGGGACCTGGGAAGCTCCCCCTTCTCTTGCAGGTTTgaaagtgcctgctcctgctgcctggcttctccctgctgtcgATGTCCACTCCAATCTAGGAGCAAAGTAAGGGCTGAGATCCGGTCCTATTGTAGTCTGTCCACGTGTACACACGCTACGAGCAGTGCTGATACACTAACCCCTTGATGTCTTGTCCCTCTCCAGACTTTGGGCACCAAGAAGCATAGGAGGGAAGCCAAGGGGGCACAGAGGGCATCTCAGAGCTGGCATGCAGGCCCCGCTTCACACTTACAGCCTGGGAGCCATGAATGGCAACAGAAgcagacaggttcctgggcaGAAGGGGGCAGGTCCCTGGTAAGGTCCCACATTcaagccagggagggcctgaaaaCTGCGGGCTGGGCTACCAGTCCCTCAGACCAGAGCGGGAACTtacagtgcccagctaatttttgtatttttagtagagacagggtttcatcacgttggccaggctggtcttgaactcctgacctcaggtgatctgcctgcctcagcctcccaaagtgctgggattacagacgcaagCCACCGTCCCCGGCCAGGGACTCTATTTTTTGTGCTTGTAAAGCATCTAGTGCCCACATCTGTTGTTAAAATTGTCTAGTTATAAATCTAGATTCTAAGAAATTTGATCATTATCTatcaatattaatttat
This window contains:
- the LOC129012830 gene encoding olfactory receptor 6K6; protein product: MKQYSMGNQHSNSRSFLFPFLCSQMTQLMASGNHTMVTEFFFSMFPHPHRGGLSFFMLLLLIYGFILTGNLIMLIVIQVDMALHTPMYFFISVLSFLEICYTTTTIPKMLSCLISEQKSISVAGCLLQMYFFHSLGITEGCVLTAMAIDRYIAICNPLRYPTIMIPKLCIQLTVGSCFFGFLLVLPEIAWISTLPFCGSNQIHQIFCDFTPVLSLACTDTSLVVIVDAIHAAEIVASFLVIALSYIRIIIVILGMRSAEGRHKAFSTCAAHLAVFLLFFGSVAVMYLRFSATYSVFWDTAIAVTFVILAPFFNPIIYSLRNKDMKEAIGRLFHYQKRAGWAGK